One Streptomyces lincolnensis genomic region harbors:
- a CDS encoding HAMP domain-containing protein has product MTAARDGNFRKLPETGDGIAAELTAIFNQLVDRNSHFTGEVQRVKRELIRHGRLDERLSPSPGQGAWTSRVNDVNQLLDALVAPAANATRVLDAVAGGDLTQRVDLHDGNRQLRGDLRRLGRAVNTMVDQLSLFTGEVTRVAREVGTEGRLGGRAKVTGLSGSWRDVTEAVNTMASRLTAQVRDIALVTTAVARGDLTRTVTVEATGELLELKLTVNTMVDQLSAFADEVTRVAREVGTEGQLGGRAQVRGVSGVWKDLTDNVNFMASNLTSQVRNIAQVTTAVANGDLSQKITVDAQGEILELKSTINTMVDQLSAFADEVTRVAREVGTEGNLGGRAQVRGVSGVWKDLTDNVNFMADNLTSQVRNIAQVTTAVANGDLSKKITVDARGEILELKDTVNTMVEQLRAFADEVTRVAREVGTDGRLGGRAQVLGVSGVWRDLTDNVNYMADNLTSQVRNIAQVTTAVANGDLSKKIDVDARGEILELKTAINTMVDTLSSFSSEVTRVAREVGSEGQLGGQARVEGVYGTWKRLTTNVNELALNLTTQVRAIAEVASAVAQGDMSRSITVETQGEVTELKDNINLMVANLRETTRAKDWLESNLTRLAALMQGHRDLMEVADLLLRELTPLVNAQYGAFFLADPDEDSAALRTTVPAKGLAFIAGYGSAQGATVETGGLPVHGLVRQAAREKKRILVEEAPPDYIKINSGLGEAAPASVVIIPILFEDKLLGVIELASFSRFSDVHLAFFDQFVNTIAVAINTIIANSRTESLLGESQRLARQLQERSDELQMQQAELQRSNAELEEKAALLATSSQYKSEFLANMSHELRTPLNSLLILARLLSDNPDGHLSDQEVQFAATIHRSGSDLLQLINDILDLSKIEAGRMDVRPKKLPLIKLLDYVHATFRPLTLDRGLAFEVAVGQDVPREMYSDEQRLQQILRNLLSNAIKFTATGRVELRVNRIKDPEHRHIRDSDGDDVIAFAVSDTGIGIAAEKLPVIFEAFQQADGTTNRKYGGTGLGLSISREIAGLLGGRIVAESEPGRGSTFTLYVPVVSPGHSATGPTTEDQVLPAPEELSTEAYPTAHDADETWPTPTKLEAWRSGRAGQVLPGRRVLIVDDDIRNVFALTHVLGRVGMPVLYAENGREGIETLERNPDVELVLMDIMMPEMDGYETIAAIRRTPRWTGLPIVALTAKAMPGDREKSIARGANDYVPKPVDVDQLLTVVCALLDPDSAEDDDDAEVEEAVVPPADD; this is encoded by the coding sequence ATGACGGCCGCGCGGGACGGCAATTTCAGGAAACTCCCCGAGACGGGAGACGGCATCGCCGCCGAACTGACGGCGATCTTCAACCAGCTGGTCGACCGCAACTCCCATTTCACCGGCGAAGTCCAGCGCGTCAAGCGGGAGTTGATCCGGCACGGCCGGCTGGACGAGCGGCTGTCGCCGAGCCCGGGGCAGGGCGCGTGGACCTCCCGGGTCAACGATGTCAACCAGCTGCTGGACGCCCTGGTGGCACCGGCCGCGAACGCCACGCGGGTGCTCGACGCGGTGGCCGGCGGCGATCTGACCCAGCGGGTCGATCTGCACGACGGGAACCGGCAGTTGCGCGGCGATCTGCGGCGGCTGGGCCGGGCCGTGAACACGATGGTCGACCAGCTCTCCCTCTTCACCGGCGAGGTCACCCGGGTCGCCCGCGAGGTCGGCACCGAGGGACGGCTCGGCGGCCGGGCCAAGGTGACGGGCCTGTCGGGCAGTTGGCGGGACGTGACCGAGGCGGTCAACACCATGGCGTCCCGGCTGACCGCGCAGGTCCGTGACATCGCCCTGGTGACCACGGCGGTGGCCCGCGGCGACCTGACCCGCACGGTCACGGTCGAGGCGACCGGCGAGCTGCTCGAACTCAAGCTCACCGTGAACACGATGGTCGACCAGCTCTCCGCCTTCGCCGACGAGGTCACCCGCGTCGCCCGAGAGGTCGGCACCGAGGGGCAGTTGGGCGGCCGGGCGCAGGTGCGGGGCGTGTCCGGGGTCTGGAAGGACCTCACCGACAACGTCAACTTCATGGCGTCGAACCTGACTTCGCAGGTCCGCAACATCGCCCAGGTGACGACGGCGGTGGCCAACGGAGACCTGAGTCAGAAGATCACCGTCGACGCCCAGGGGGAGATCCTGGAGCTGAAGTCCACCATCAACACCATGGTCGACCAGCTCTCCGCCTTCGCCGACGAGGTCACCCGCGTCGCCCGCGAAGTGGGCACCGAGGGAAACCTCGGCGGCCGGGCCCAGGTGCGGGGCGTCTCCGGCGTCTGGAAGGACCTCACCGACAACGTCAACTTCATGGCGGACAACCTCACCTCGCAGGTCCGCAACATCGCCCAGGTCACCACCGCCGTCGCCAACGGCGACCTCTCCAAGAAGATCACCGTCGACGCGCGCGGCGAGATCCTCGAACTGAAGGACACCGTCAACACGATGGTGGAGCAACTGCGCGCCTTCGCCGACGAGGTGACCAGGGTGGCCCGCGAGGTCGGCACCGACGGCCGGCTCGGCGGGCGCGCCCAGGTGCTGGGCGTCTCCGGTGTCTGGCGGGACCTGACCGACAACGTCAACTACATGGCGGACAACCTCACCTCGCAGGTCCGCAACATCGCCCAGGTCACCACCGCCGTCGCCAACGGCGACCTCTCCAAGAAGATCGACGTGGACGCGCGCGGCGAGATCCTGGAGCTGAAGACCGCCATCAACACCATGGTCGACACGCTCTCCTCGTTCTCCTCCGAGGTCACCCGCGTGGCCCGCGAGGTGGGTTCCGAGGGCCAGCTCGGCGGCCAGGCACGGGTCGAGGGCGTGTACGGCACCTGGAAGCGCCTGACGACGAACGTCAACGAACTCGCGCTGAACCTGACCACCCAGGTCCGCGCGATCGCCGAAGTGGCCTCGGCGGTGGCCCAGGGCGACATGTCCCGCTCGATCACCGTGGAGACGCAGGGCGAGGTCACCGAGCTGAAGGACAACATCAACCTGATGGTGGCCAACCTCCGCGAGACGACCCGCGCGAAGGACTGGCTGGAGTCCAACCTGACCCGCCTGGCCGCCCTGATGCAGGGCCACCGGGACCTGATGGAGGTCGCCGACCTGCTGCTGCGCGAGCTGACACCGCTGGTGAACGCCCAGTACGGCGCGTTCTTCCTGGCGGATCCCGACGAGGACAGCGCCGCTCTGCGCACCACCGTCCCCGCGAAGGGGCTCGCCTTCATCGCCGGATACGGCTCCGCGCAGGGCGCGACCGTCGAGACCGGCGGCCTCCCGGTGCACGGGCTGGTCCGGCAGGCGGCACGCGAGAAGAAGCGGATCCTCGTCGAGGAGGCACCGCCGGACTACATCAAGATCAACAGCGGCCTCGGGGAAGCCGCCCCGGCCAGCGTCGTCATCATCCCGATCCTCTTCGAGGACAAACTCCTCGGCGTGATCGAGCTGGCATCCTTCTCCCGCTTCTCCGACGTGCACCTGGCGTTCTTCGACCAGTTCGTGAACACCATCGCCGTCGCGATCAACACCATCATCGCCAACTCCCGTACGGAGTCGCTGCTCGGCGAGTCCCAGCGGCTGGCCCGCCAGCTCCAGGAACGCTCCGACGAACTCCAGATGCAGCAGGCCGAGTTGCAGCGCTCCAACGCCGAACTGGAGGAGAAGGCCGCCCTGCTGGCCACCTCCTCCCAGTACAAGTCGGAGTTCCTGGCGAACATGTCGCACGAGCTGCGCACCCCGCTGAACTCCCTGCTCATCCTGGCGCGCCTGCTGTCCGACAATCCCGACGGCCATCTCTCCGACCAGGAGGTGCAGTTCGCGGCGACGATCCACCGGTCGGGCTCGGACCTCCTCCAGCTCATCAACGACATCCTCGACCTGTCGAAGATCGAGGCCGGCCGGATGGACGTACGCCCGAAGAAGCTGCCGCTGATCAAGCTGCTCGACTACGTCCACGCCACCTTCCGCCCGCTCACCCTGGACCGGGGGCTCGCCTTCGAGGTGGCGGTCGGCCAGGACGTGCCGCGCGAGATGTACTCGGACGAGCAGCGCCTCCAGCAGATCCTGCGCAACCTGCTCTCCAACGCGATCAAGTTCACCGCGACGGGCCGGGTCGAGCTGCGCGTCAACCGCATCAAGGACCCCGAGCACCGGCACATCCGCGACAGCGACGGCGACGACGTGATCGCCTTCGCGGTCTCCGACACCGGTATCGGTATCGCCGCCGAGAAACTCCCGGTGATCTTCGAGGCGTTCCAGCAGGCCGACGGCACCACCAACCGCAAGTACGGCGGCACCGGCCTCGGCCTGTCCATCAGCAGGGAGATCGCGGGCCTGCTGGGCGGCCGTATCGTCGCGGAGAGCGAGCCGGGCCGGGGCTCCACCTTCACGCTCTACGTCCCCGTCGTCAGCCCGGGCCACTCGGCGACCGGTCCCACCACCGAGGACCAGGTGCTGCCGGCGCCGGAGGAACTGTCCACCGAGGCCTACCCGACCGCCCACGACGCGGACGAGACCTGGCCGACACCCACCAAGCTGGAGGCGTGGCGGTCCGGCCGGGCGGGCCAGGTGCTGCCCGGCCGGCGGGTGCTGATCGTCGACGACGACATCCGCAACGTCTTCGCCCTCACCCATGTCCTGGGCCGTGTCGGCATGCCCGTCCTCTACGCGGAGAACGGCCGCGAGGGCATCGAGACCCTGGAGCGCAATCCGGACGTAGAACTCGTCCTGATGGACATCATGATGCCGGAGATGGACGGTTACGAGACCATCGCCGCCATCCGTCGCACCCCCCGCTGGACCGGTCTGCCCATCGTCGCCCTCACCGCGAAGGCGATGCCGGGAGACCGTGAGAAGTCCATCGCGCGGGGCGCCAACGACTACGTACCCAAGCCGGTGGACGTCGACCAGCTCCTGACCGTCGTCTGCGCACTCCTGGACCCCGACAGCGCCGAGGACGACGATGACGCCGAGGTCGAGGAGGCCGTGGTGCCACCGGCCGACGACTGA
- a CDS encoding response regulator: protein MRAEATTDDSAGILLVDDMEDNLIALEAVLGSLNEPLVRARSGEEAMKALLRRQFALVLLDVRMPGMDGFETAANIKRLDQTKDVPIIFLTGAEDDSGYAFRGYATGAADYLAKPFDPWVLRAKVSVFLDLYRKNQQLERLLAQQRTDYQEVGKRLMALEDELTEPQRTQVKELRRLLGKR, encoded by the coding sequence ATGCGCGCTGAGGCAACGACCGACGACAGTGCCGGCATCCTCCTGGTCGACGACATGGAGGACAACCTGATCGCGCTGGAGGCCGTCCTGGGATCCCTCAACGAACCGCTCGTCCGCGCACGTTCCGGCGAGGAGGCCATGAAGGCCCTGCTCCGCCGGCAGTTCGCCCTCGTCCTCCTCGACGTCCGCATGCCCGGCATGGACGGCTTCGAGACGGCCGCCAACATCAAGCGGCTCGACCAGACCAAGGACGTCCCCATCATCTTCCTCACCGGCGCCGAGGACGACTCCGGCTACGCCTTCCGCGGCTACGCCACGGGCGCCGCCGACTACCTGGCCAAGCCGTTCGATCCCTGGGTCCTGCGGGCGAAGGTCAGCGTGTTCCTGGACCTGTACAGGAAGAACCAGCAACTGGAACGCCTGCTGGCCCAGCAACGGACCGATTACCAGGAGGTCGGCAAACGGCTGATGGCCTTGGAGGACGAGTTGACGGAACCCCAGCGCACCCAGGTGAAGGAACTACGGCGCCTTCTTGGGAAGCGCTGA